The genomic window TCACTTGAGCTAAAAGATAGCACGACACTTGCGCTTAAAGATAGCTTAGACTACTCAAAAAATAGCTTTTTAGCCAGCCTAAATAACGCCCAGATAAATCTCATAAAAGCTAATCCAAATGAAGAGCTAGGCGAGTTTCTAACCGACTATGAGCCTGATTTTAGTTACTTTCATCTAATAGACATCGACGCAGATAGCGCGAAGATCCTTATGCTGCCACTTGCTAAAACTTACGAGGTCGATATAACCCTTGCGCAGATCCTGCCAAATTTGATACTAGTAAGGGCAAAAAGCAATAAATTTGGCCAGATCGAGAGCTTTTTACAAGGGGTGAAAACGCTATTTTCGCAAAAATTTATCCCGCAAAAAGATGTGATCAAATTTGTAGCAAAAAAGCTCATGCAAAAGGGTCTTAAAATTTCATTTGCTGAGTCTTGCACGGCTGGGCTTGCAGCGGCTAAATTTGCAAGATATGGCGGCATCTCAGCTAGCTTTGATGGCTCGTTAGTAACTTATGCAAATTACATAAAGCACGAGTGGCTGGGCATCGAGGATGAAATTTTAGATACTTACGGAGCTGTGAGCGAGCCTTGCGTAAAAGCGATGGTAAAAGGCACGCTAAGCACGACAAATGCGGACTTTGTGCTTGCGATTAGCGGTATCGCTGGACCAGGTGGTGGCACAGCCAGCAAGCTAGTTGGCACGGTCTACGTCGCAGCCGGAGATAAAGACGGTAACATCGAGATTGAGAGACTTCTTTTAAAAGGAGATCGCAACTACATTAGAGAGCAAAGCGTGCTAAGTGCGTATCTATGCCTACTTCGCTTAAAAAGTGAGATATTTTTTGCTTAAAAATTTGTCTTTAAAATCTTGTGCGATTTAGCTAGCCAAAAATTTTTATACTAAAAGATCAAAAGAGCCAAATTTAGGAAGCTAAAAATGCTTAAAAATTTTTACCACTCACCATTATTGCGTTATTTGCATTTGACACCAAGATGTAGCCGGGCGAAATAAAAGCAAGTATAACTCGCCTTTGGATACATTGGCGCAAAATTTTGGTGGATATGCCAATAAAGAGAGTAAAGAAGTTGTCACAAAAGATAGACAAGAGCTCATAAAATACGCGACTATGTCATCTATGTGGATGACCTCATAGACCTTAGCGAAGGTAATATCCCGCAAAATAGTAAGAGCGAGGGTTAGATAAATTTATAAGCGAGATTAACAGTGGTGAGTTTAGCTCTTATGCCAAATTTATGCGAGCTTACGGCGCCTCATGCCGTGCAAATTTGGTAAGTCATAAGTGTATTTTTGAAAGCGGAAAATAAAGCTTTCAAAAAGGGCAGTGTTTGCAAAAAGCTAGACAAATCGCTATTTAAGCTGCCGTATAAATTTGATCTCATTTCAGCCTCAAACGTCCAGAACAAGGCAAATAAAATGCAGACATAGGCAAAACTAGCCATTAATAAAATTTTTGCCAAAAACCATAAACTAGACAAGCTGCTTGGAGTCTAAAAATCAAACTAAATTTTTATATTTTTACAAGATAAAACGCTAGCACATAGCCCATATATCAGCACGCAAAGGCTAACGCTTAATCCAAATACGCTAAGAGCGGCAGTCTGACTAAAAGATAGCGTAAAAAACGAGATAAAACTCGTGATAAATGCGCAAAATATCCCATAAATTCGCTCTTTTTCGCTAAGACTCTCATTTAGCGCAAATATCATGTAGTCAATCCCCACAGCGCTTGCAAGGATGAGCCCAAAGACGCCAAAAATGCTTAAATTTATGCCAAAAATAGCAAAAATAAAGAGCGTAAGAAGCACGCCAAAGATGATGATACCCATCACAAGTGCCGAAATAAGCGCACTAAAATAAACCCATAGCAGTAAAAAGGCGATCACAAGCGCTGCTATTTTTAGCTTTAGAGCAAGCTCTTTTGCCTGAGTTAGGCTCTCATTTAGCGAGTCAGCAAAATTTAGGCTAAAAGCTTTGTGGCGTTCCAGCACCTCATCACTTGCCACCCTTTTTACAAAGCCGCTCGCGTAAGCCACACTTACATTTTCATCAAGCATAAATTTCTTAAAATCCTTCATTGATTTTAGAGCCAAAATTTCACTCACGCCAAGCTCTTTTTCGCTCAAAACCTTTAAAATTTCGCTTCGTATCTCATCCTTGCTAAAGCCAAATCTCTCATAAATCACGTAAATTTGCTCATCGTCAAGCGCCTTTTTAAACGCCTCTTTTAGCTCATCCTGCTCGCTTTTACTTAAAAACATATCACTTAGCGAGCTCTCATCTTTTATCAAATTTCTCTTTTTTAGCTCGTCTAAAAGGCTTTTTTCGCTTCCTAAAATGTCACCTCTTGATCTTGTCACTATCATCGTGTTTTGGTTGTTGCCAGTTAGACTTAAGATATAAGAAGAGTCCGCTAGCAGGCTCTTTGGTATATTTGAGTAGTCTTTTACGTTTTCGCTTTTTGATAAATTTTTAAGATCAAAACCAAGAAAAACAGCTAGCAAAATAAGTGAGATAGCTAGAAATTTAACCCCCAAATGCCTTGTAGCCACGTCTAAGAGATCACAAAATTTAGTTAAAAACGCATCAAAAACCTTTGATCTATAAAATTTCACCCCTTCAAAGACTAAAGGCATGAAAAAATAGCTAGCCAAAAACGCAGCAACGAGCGCAAATGCCGAAAAGAGTGCCACTTCTTTAAGTAGCCTAAGATCAGAAAATGTAAAAGCTAGATAGCCACTAAGCGTGATAAAAAGGCCTAGCAAGAAAATTTTTAGCATATTTTTTATGCTGCTAGCTCTAATAGCTTCGCCCTCGTTTTTGCTAAGCCAGTGCAAGACATAGTCAAACATGAGTCCAATGAGGCTTGTGCTTATTAAAATAGTAAGGATATTTAGCTCACCAAGGCATAGCAAAGTGCCTGCAAATGCCACGCTAAAGCC from Campylobacter concisus includes these protein-coding regions:
- a CDS encoding CinA family protein, which gives rise to MRQSILIIGEDLEINREFLNYIFQSYEDHFGELGVVSFAPKNSKELPFIIENLSKDYDFVSIFGSDENFAIAAKIVATLTGGSLELKDSTTLALKDSLDYSKNSFLASLNNAQINLIKANPNEELGEFLTDYEPDFSYFHLIDIDADSAKILMLPLAKTYEVDITLAQILPNLILVRAKSNKFGQIESFLQGVKTLFSQKFIPQKDVIKFVAKKLMQKGLKISFAESCTAGLAAAKFARYGGISASFDGSLVTYANYIKHEWLGIEDEILDTYGAVSEPCVKAMVKGTLSTTNADFVLAISGIAGPGGGTASKLVGTVYVAAGDKDGNIEIERLLLKGDRNYIREQSVLSAYLCLLRLKSEIFFA